One Candidatus Dormiibacterota bacterium genomic window, CCCGACGAGGCTGCCAACATCCGCGCCGTTGGAGAGATCGAGAGGCGGTACCGCGAGCGCGGGGCGCCATCAGGGAGCATGCATGCCGACCGTTGAGCTGAGCACACGTCCCCTCGCCGAGGCGGACGTCGACGCCGTGATCGTCACCGCCTTCGAGGACGGGCTGTCGCCCGCCGCGGAGGCGGCCGACGCCGCCCTCGACAACCTGCTCGCCGAGATGCGCGAGGCCCGCGAGTTCCGCGGACGCTTCGCCGAGCGCCCGGTGATCCACACCCTCGGCCGGCTGCCGGCGCGGCGGCTGCTGGTGCTGGGCCTGGGGCGGCGCGACCAGCTCGACTCCTTCCGGCTGCACAACGCCTTCCAGTTCGCCGGCACCGCGCTCCGCAAGCAGGGGGTGCGCAGCGTCGCCGCCTACACCGACCCGACGGTGGTCGACGCCCTCGGCAACGGCCACGCCGCCCTGCCCGCCGACGTCGCCCGTGCGGTCGTCACCGGGCTGCTGCTCGGCAACTTCGAGGGCGACCTCAACAAGAGCGAGCGCGAGCCCAGCACCGTCATCGACACCATCCACCTCGCCGGTCTCGACGGCGACGCCGATGCCCTCGCTGCCGCGCTCGACGAGGCCCAGGTGCTCGCCGAGGCGTCGAACCGGGTGCGGACCTGGGCGGCCGCGCCGAGCAACACCCTCACCCCCCGGCTGCTCGCCGAGCAGGCGTCGGCGCTCTACGAGGGCACCGGCCTCGAGGTCGAGGTGCTGCAGCGCGCCGACCTCGAGCGCGAGGGCATGGGGGCGCTGCTCGGGGTCGCCCAGGGCAGTGACGAGCCACCGGTGATGATCGTGGTGCGCCACGACGGCGGCAGCCCCGACGGCCCCCGGCTGGCGCTGGTCGGCAAGGGCATCACCTTCGACACCGGCGGCATCTCGCTGAAGCCCGCCGCCGGGATGGAGATGATGAAGTGGGACATGGGCGGCGGCGCCGCGGTGCTGGCCGCGATGTGGGCGATCGCCCGCCTCGCCCCGCGCGCCAACGTCATCGGGGTGGTGCCCGCCACCGAGAACATGCCCGGGGGCCGCGCCTACAAGCCCGGCGACGTGCTGGTCTCGAAGAGCGGCAAGACCATCGAGGTCACCAACACCGACGCCGAGGGCAGGATCGTCCTCGCCGACGGACTCGCCAAGGCGCGCGAGCTCGGCGCCACCCACATCGTCGACGTCGCCACCCTGACCGGCGCCTGCGTGGTCGCCCTCGGCCACGTCTCCAGCGGCCTGATGACCAACCACCGCGACCTCGCGCAGATGGTGAAGGACGCCGCCGTCCGCGCCGGCGACCGCCTCGCCGAGCTTCCCCTGCACCCCGAGTACGACGTCGCCCTGCGCAGCGAGGTCGCCGACATGAAGAACGCCGCCGGGCGCGAGGCGGGGGCGATCACCGCCGCCGTCTTCCTGCGCGAGTTCGTCGGCGACATCCCGTGGGTGCACCTCGACATCGCGGGCGCGGTCTGGAACGACCAGGGGGACATGACCCCGATCCCCAAGGGCCCGAGCGGCACGCCGGTGCGCACCTTCGTCCACCTCGCGCGAGCGTTCGCCGAGCTCTAGGCGGGCCGCCGCGGGTACAGCGGGCGGACAATGGAGGCGCGTGCCGGCGGCGGGGCGGGCAGGCGGGTCGCCGGTCCCCGGCGGCCCTCCATCGTCCGAGACGGAGGCCGGGAATGAATCCCAAGCTGGTGGCGCTGTTCTATCTCCTCGCGCTGATCTGCTTCGTCGCCTCGGCCGGCGGCTACAGCCTGCAGAAGCGGTTCTCGCTCATCCCCGTCGGGCTCGCCCTGTGGCTGCTCCCGACCTTCTACGCGGCGCTGCAGGCGGCAGGCTGGATCTAGCCGGAGCAGTCCGCGACCGCCGTGGTGTCAACCCGCTCTGTGCGATGCGCAGTCAGCGGCTGCGGGTAGGGTCGCGCCCGGCAGTCGTCCGCCCCGACCGGGGCGGCGGCCATCCTTCTCTGGCTGTTCAGGGGTCCCTGCTCCACCCCCCACATTCCATGGCCGAGGCTCGTCCGTCGCTTCGTCCGGAGCAGGGACCCCGCCGCCGTGGCCCCGGCGCGGAGAAGCCCCGGCAGCACGGCGCTGCGCGGGGCTCCACCGAGGTGTCCCAGGGATGTCCTGAAGGGCGAAGGGTTGGTGTCCGTAGAACGCATGTTCGCCCCCGGACTTGCGGCTCAGCCGGCCGGCGGCGTGCCCCCGGTGAGCAGGGCGTGGTGGAGGGCCGGCTGCTCGACGTGGACGCCGAGGCGGCGGTCGCCGGCGAGCAGCAGGAAGTCGCCGCGGCCGGCCGACTCGAGATGGCGGCGCTGGGCGTCGGTGAGGCCGTATGCACCCTGCATCCGCGCGGTCTCGGCGCCGCGGTGGCCGCCGAGCAGGATGATCGAGGGGTTGGTGGCGACCACCGTGCCCTCCTCGGTGGCGAGCAGGTCGCCGGCGTTCTGGGTGGCGACCACGAGGGACACGCCGTACTTGCGGCAGCGGCGGGCGAGCTGGGTGAGCAGCCGGCGGAGCGGGGCGTGGGCGCAGAGCAGCCCGACCTCGTCGAAGAGGAGGTGGCGCTGCACCCGCTGCCGCCGTACCAGCGACCAGAGCCACTCGGCGACCACCAGGGTCGCCGCCGGCACCAGCTCCTCGCGGAGGTCGCGGAGGGAGACGCCGGCGACGGGCGCGTCGAGGCGCAGTGTGGTGGGGCGGTTGAAGAGCTCGCCGAGGCCACCGGTGCAGAAGCGGCCGAGCACGGTGGCGACCCGCGGGCAGGCGGAGCGCAGCGGAGGCAGGCAGTCGCCGAGCAGCGCCGGGCGCCGGCGGCCGCGGGCGCGGTCGAGCGCGGCGGTGGCGGCGGCGTCGACGTGGGCGCGCTCGACCTCGTCGAGGCTCTCGCCGCAGAGCACGTTGACGAGGTCGACCACCGCCGCCACCACCTCGGCGCGGCGGGCGGCCTCGCCGCCGTCGGCGTCGCCGGCCTCGAACACGTTGAGGGCGGCGCCGCATCCCGGGGCGAGGCGCAGATAGTCGCCGCCGAGGGCGCCGATCAGGGTCTCGTACTCGCCCTCGGGGTCGATCACCACGCTGCCCCGGCCGCGACCCGCCGCAGCCAGCACCAGGGCGCCCAGGGTGTAGCTCTTGCCCTGCCCCGACGCGGCGAGCACCGCGATGTTGGCGTTGGCGTGGTGGGCGGTGTCGAAGGGGTCGATGCGCACCGGCGCCGCGGTCGCCGTCGACCGTCCCAGCGGGTAGCCGTCGGGATCGTCGCAGCCCGCCTCCACCCAGGGGACGCAGCTCGCCAGCGCCGCGGAGTCGACCAGCTTGGCGCCACCGAGACGGTCGCGGCCCAGCGGCCAGGCGGTCATCGCGGCGTCGAGGTGCTCGAAGTCCGCCGGCTCGCACGACGCCAGGGTGGCGGCGAAGGCGGCACGGACCGCCTCGCCGGCGGGCTCGAGGTCGGCCGGTCCCGCCGCTCGGGCGACCCCGGTGACGCTGAGGCGCAGCGAGCGGCCCTGGTTGCGGGCCAGCCGCGCCCGCAGGTCGAGGGCGCCGTCGACCCCGGCGTCGACCCCGGCGTCGCCGAGCGCCTCGCGGTCGGCC contains:
- a CDS encoding leucyl aminopeptidase, with the protein product MPTVELSTRPLAEADVDAVIVTAFEDGLSPAAEAADAALDNLLAEMREAREFRGRFAERPVIHTLGRLPARRLLVLGLGRRDQLDSFRLHNAFQFAGTALRKQGVRSVAAYTDPTVVDALGNGHAALPADVARAVVTGLLLGNFEGDLNKSEREPSTVIDTIHLAGLDGDADALAAALDEAQVLAEASNRVRTWAAAPSNTLTPRLLAEQASALYEGTGLEVEVLQRADLEREGMGALLGVAQGSDEPPVMIVVRHDGGSPDGPRLALVGKGITFDTGGISLKPAAGMEMMKWDMGGGAAVLAAMWAIARLAPRANVIGVVPATENMPGGRAYKPGDVLVSKSGKTIEVTNTDAEGRIVLADGLAKARELGATHIVDVATLTGACVVALGHVSSGLMTNHRDLAQMVKDAAVRAGDRLAELPLHPEYDVALRSEVADMKNAAGREAGAITAAVFLREFVGDIPWVHLDIAGAVWNDQGDMTPIPKGPSGTPVRTFVHLARAFAEL
- a CDS encoding DUF87 domain-containing protein — protein: MITPLRAGWRDGAGGTVRIRGYRVLGEDGTQCAVVRSSDFDVTALDEGRRAAVAGAFTRLCRTLDAHLQILVQVRRWTEPEGPEPAAAALTGHAARLLAAEREHRRESLRRHPAFRRSLLLVPSVEGDGAELERALAAVLEALAGAGAAAEVLEGEALAARLREAWGGDGAGWRTHRREASSGAVWVRGFRLRRLPGTAVEPGWLAPLLLARADCDIALHLEPTPVAEAMSRLSRRLRDLRADQLVEADREALGDAGVDAGVDGALDLRARLARNQGRSLRLSVTGVARAAGPADLEPAGEAVRAAFAATLASCEPADFEHLDAAMTAWPLGRDRLGGAKLVDSAALASCVPWVEAGCDDPDGYPLGRSTATAAPVRIDPFDTAHHANANIAVLAASGQGKSYTLGALVLAAAGRGRGSVVIDPEGEYETLIGALGGDYLRLAPGCGAALNVFEAGDADGGEAARRAEVVAAVVDLVNVLCGESLDEVERAHVDAAATAALDRARGRRRPALLGDCLPPLRSACPRVATVLGRFCTGGLGELFNRPTTLRLDAPVAGVSLRDLREELVPAATLVVAEWLWSLVRRQRVQRHLLFDEVGLLCAHAPLRRLLTQLARRCRKYGVSLVVATQNAGDLLATEEGTVVATNPSIILLGGHRGAETARMQGAYGLTDAQRRHLESAGRGDFLLLAGDRRLGVHVEQPALHHALLTGGTPPAG